The Deltaproteobacteria bacterium PRO3 genomic sequence TCATTTTGATATCGGAATCGAAGGGCACTTCCTGCCGGCGGGGATATTCCGACTCGACCGCCTCCCTCCACAGGCCCGCCTTCGCCGCCAGGCTGAGCAGGGAGCCCTCGGTGGGATCCCCCGAGATGCCCCAGCGCGGCTGGTCGGAACCGGGAGGCAGAAGGCGCGCGTCGTTGCAAAGCAAGGCGGCCAGGAGCAGCCCTTTCAGCTCGGGCGCCTCCTCCAAGACCAGCGCGCGTCCTCCGGAACGTATCTCCCCATCGGGTGCATAGCCGGAACCGGCGATCTCCCAGGATTCTCCCCCGGCCGTGTAGAGCGCCACCACGGTCATCTCGTTCTTGGTGAGGGTCCCGGTTTTGTCGCTGCACACCACATTGGTCGAACCGAGGGTCTCCACCGCGGAGAGCTGACGAATGATGGCGCCCCGCCTCGCCATGCGCTGCATCCCGACGGCGAGGGCGACCGTCATGGCCACCGGCAATCCCTCCGGCACCATCGAGACGACTTGGCTGACGCCCACCATGAAGATTTCCTCAAACCCCAAGCCATGCAGCCAACCCAAGCCCACGATGGCGGACAATAAGATCGGCGCGGCGTAAAGCAACCAGCGGCCGACTTGGGAGATGCGTACCTCCAAAGGGGTCTTGGGTTCCTCGGCGGCCTCGGTGAGTGAAGCGATCTTACCGGCCTCCGTCTGCGATCCCGTCACCACCACCAAGGCCTTCGCCCGACCCGCCGCGACGTGGGTCCCGGCGAAGACCATGTTTTTCCGATCCGCCGGCAAGGTGTCGGGCGGCAAGGGGTCGGCCGTTTTCTCGACCGGCAAAGACTCCCCGGTGAGGGCCGCCTCGCTGGTCTCCAATCCAAACACCGACAGCAGGCGCGCGTCGGCGCCGATGGCGTCTCCGGAGGCCAGCAGCAAGATATCCCCCGGCACCAGCTCGGAACTCTCGAGAAAGACCTCTCGCCCGCCCCGCAACACCCTCCCCCGAATGGCCCCCAGGCGTCTCAGGGACTCCATGGAGCGCTCGGCCCGGGACTCTTGGATGCTCCCGATCAAGGCATTGAGGCACAAAACACCCAGGATCACCGCGGCGTCGACTCTCTCGCCGAGGACAAAGGCCAAAGCGGCGGCGGTGAGCAGAAGATAGATCAGCGGACTGCGGAACTGGTCGAGAACGACGCTCCCAAGGCCGCGGGCCGCCTTCCCGGGCAGCACATTCCTGCCGTACTTCTCCAGGGCGCGGCGGACCCCTTCCTCATCGAGCCCGCGCTCCGGATCGACTTGGAATTGAGAGAGCGCTTCTTCGGCGGACCATGCGTGCCAGGGAGCCTGCACCTTTACCTCCTCAAGCGGCGGACGGCTTCAGGGATTGAGCCGCGAGATCCGCCAAGACCTGCCGCGCAGCCGGTAGAGGATGCGGTCGTGCAGCCGGTTGGGTCGCCCCTGCCAAAACTCGATCTCCTGCGGCAAGAGCCGGAACCCGCCCCAATGCGGCGGACGGGGCACCTCCCGGCCGCGGAACTTTTTCCGGTAGGCCGCGAAGCGGCGGTCGAGAGCGGCGCGACTCTTTAAGACCTCGCTTTGGTGCGAGGCCCAGGCGCCGATCTGGCTTAGGCGCGGGCGCGAACGGAAATAGGCGTCGGCCTCTTCCTCCGTGACCGCGTCGACCTCGCCGACCACCCGCACCTGCCGCTCGAGCGTCTCCCAAAAGAAGGTGAGGGCCGCCTTGGGGTAGAGGAGTAAAGACTGCCCCTTCAGCGACTTGAAATTGGTGTAGAAGACGAAGCCCTCCGGGCCATAGCCCTTCAAGAGCAGCATGCGGCCGGCGGGAAAGCCGTCGGGGCTCAAGGTCGAGACGCACATCGCGTCGGGCTGGAGGATTTTTTTGCATTTCCCCGCCTCCGCGAACCAGCGGGCGAAGAGGGCCAAGGGATCGGCGGGCAGGTTTTTTTCGGTCAGGGTTTTCATAACATCTCGCTTAGGGCCGTGGACAAACTCTCACTGATGTCGATCCGGTTGCTGGGGTGCGGGACCGTATTGCAAGTGGCGATCGCCGCCGCGCCGGCCGCTGACAAATCCTCATAGGCGCGCCCCGCGAAGATCGCGTGGACGCCGACGCAGACCGGCGCCGGCCAACCCGCCGCCTTCAACTGGCGCAGGGTCTCGAGCATCGTCGCGGCGGTGGAGATGATGTCGTCGACCAAGACCGGCGTGAAACCGCTCCAGGCCTCGACCTGGGGCAGCCGCAGCTCCACCTGCCGATCGCCCAAGCGGCGCTTCTCCGCCACCGCGTAGGGGGCCCCCGCCAGCGCGGCCACCCGTGAGACCCATTGGTCGCTCTCGGCGTCGGGCCCGAGGAAGACCGGCCTCTCCACCTCGCCGCGGACCCAGGCCGCGATCTCCGGCGCGGCGCTCAGCACACGCGAGGGGATCGTGTAGATCTCGTCCAGCGTGCGGTAGCGGTGCAGGTGCGGGTCGACGGTCAGCAGGGCGTCGAAGTGCGTCGAGAGCAATTTGGCGAAATAGCGCGAGGTCACGCCCTCCCCCTCTTGAAATCTAGCGTCTTGGCGCAGGTAGGCCAGGTAGGGCGCGACGAGGACGAGCTTTTTCGCCCCCAGCTCCCGCGCCGTCGCCGCCCACCAGAGCAGCGGCGCCAGCTTGTCGTCGGGGCGGTCCAGGCTGGCGCAAAGGACCGCCGTCCGGCCCTTCAGCTCCGAGACGATACGAAGGTAGGACTCGCCGTCGGGAAAACGGCGCCACTCGAAGCGCCCCGCCTCGGCGGACAGCGAGGCCTGCAGACGCAGCGCGAGGCCTTCCTGCCCGGGCCAGGAAAAAATGATCGGCTTATCCTCGTTCATGTCCCACGAAATTGCGGCC encodes the following:
- a CDS encoding ribose-phosphate pyrophosphokinase, with protein sequence MNEDKPIIFSWPGQEGLALRLQASLSAEAGRFEWRRFPDGESYLRIVSELKGRTAVLCASLDRPDDKLAPLLWWAATARELGAKKLVLVAPYLAYLRQDARFQEGEGVTSRYFAKLLSTHFDALLTVDPHLHRYRTLDEIYTIPSRVLSAAPEIAAWVRGEVERPVFLGPDAESDQWVSRVAALAGAPYAVAEKRRLGDRQVELRLPQVEAWSGFTPVLVDDIISTAATMLETLRQLKAAGWPAPVCVGVHAIFAGRAYEDLSAAGAAAIATCNTVPHPSNRIDISESLSTALSEML
- the pdxH gene encoding pyridoxamine 5'-phosphate oxidase; protein product: MKTLTEKNLPADPLALFARWFAEAGKCKKILQPDAMCVSTLSPDGFPAGRMLLLKGYGPEGFVFYTNFKSLKGQSLLLYPKAALTFFWETLERQVRVVGEVDAVTEEEADAYFRSRPRLSQIGAWASHQSEVLKSRAALDRRFAAYRKKFRGREVPRPPHWGGFRLLPQEIEFWQGRPNRLHDRILYRLRGRSWRISRLNP